The proteins below are encoded in one region of Desulfovibrio sp. Huiquan2017:
- a CDS encoding lipoate--protein ligase codes for MRYIYNESTDPAFNLAAEEWLLTESVDDIFMLWRNRPAVIVGRNQNTLAEIDEAFTRERGIPVVRRLSGGGAVFHDLGNINFTFINNGNPSEGLDFERFTVPIQQALRAMGVECVFSGRNDLLIDGKKFSGNAQHFHGGRILHHGTLLFASDMTDLSGALRVDPEKYRDKAVKSVRSRVTNISSHLQTPMEVTDFIRALMDFVSEGAAPDDMALTGRETSVIDALAERRYRTWDWNFGSSPAYNFSKRTRTQGGLLDVNLYVKKGRILKARLFGDYFGVRDVAPLEERLLDCRHERTEIEARLADVPLDEYLHDVTLPALLDSLF; via the coding sequence ATGCGATACATCTACAACGAATCCACCGATCCCGCCTTCAACCTGGCCGCCGAGGAATGGCTGCTGACCGAATCCGTGGACGATATTTTCATGCTCTGGCGCAACCGGCCCGCGGTCATCGTCGGCAGGAATCAGAACACCCTGGCCGAAATCGACGAAGCCTTCACCCGCGAACGCGGCATCCCGGTGGTTCGCAGGCTGAGCGGCGGCGGAGCCGTGTTCCACGACCTCGGCAACATCAACTTCACCTTCATCAACAACGGCAACCCATCGGAAGGGCTGGACTTCGAGCGCTTCACCGTGCCCATCCAGCAGGCCTTGCGCGCCATGGGCGTGGAGTGCGTCTTCAGCGGGCGCAACGACCTGCTCATCGACGGCAAGAAATTTTCGGGCAACGCTCAACATTTTCACGGCGGACGCATCCTGCACCACGGCACCCTGCTCTTTGCCTCGGACATGACCGACCTGAGCGGAGCCCTGCGCGTGGATCCGGAAAAATACCGGGACAAGGCGGTCAAGAGCGTGCGCTCGCGGGTGACGAACATCTCCAGCCACCTGCAAACCCCCATGGAGGTCACGGATTTCATCCGGGCGCTCATGGACTTCGTCTCCGAGGGCGCGGCCCCGGACGACATGGCCCTGACCGGCCGCGAAACCTCGGTCATCGACGCTCTGGCCGAACGGCGTTACCGTACCTGGGATTGGAACTTCGGTTCCTCGCCCGCCTACAACTTCTCCAAGCGCACCCGCACCCAAGGCGGCCTGCTGGATGTAAATCTATATGTAAAGAAGGGGCGCATCCTCAAGGCACGGCTCTTCGGCGACTACTTCGGCGTGCGCGACGTGGCTCCCCTGGAGGAACGCCTTTTGGACTGCCGACATGAACGAACCGAGATCGAAGCCCGCCTGGCCGATGTGCCGCTGGACGAATACCTGCACGACGTTACCCTGCCCGCGCTCCTGGACAGCCTGTTCTGA
- a CDS encoding alpha-ketoacid dehydrogenase subunit beta, with the protein MENTMSEKTYLQALNEALKLEMERDENVFILGEDVGQFGGCFGVTQGLFDQFGERRVMDTPITESTIVGAAAGAAAAGLRPVAELMFVDFIGVAMDQLFNQAAKMRFMFGGKTTVPMTLRMPQGAGIGAAAQHSQSLESWFMNIPGLKVVIPSTPYDAKGLLISAIRDDNPVVFLEHKLLYGVSGEVPDESYTIEIGKGEVKREGTDVTIVATSLMVHSALEAAERLKADGIDAEVVDPRCLQPLDKDIILDSVKKTHALVVAHEAVTFAGPGAEIAAMVAEEALDYLDAPVKRVGAPFCPVPFSPPLEQFYIPNADNIVEAVKSLR; encoded by the coding sequence ATGGAGAATACAATGTCCGAAAAAACATATCTTCAGGCACTCAATGAAGCATTGAAGCTGGAAATGGAGCGTGACGAGAACGTCTTCATTCTCGGCGAGGACGTGGGACAGTTCGGCGGTTGCTTCGGCGTCACCCAGGGGCTGTTCGATCAGTTCGGCGAGCGGAGGGTCATGGACACCCCGATCACCGAGAGCACCATCGTGGGCGCCGCCGCCGGCGCCGCCGCCGCCGGGCTCCGGCCCGTGGCGGAGTTGATGTTCGTGGACTTCATCGGCGTGGCCATGGACCAATTGTTCAACCAGGCCGCCAAGATGCGTTTCATGTTCGGCGGCAAGACCACCGTGCCCATGACCCTGCGCATGCCCCAGGGCGCGGGCATCGGCGCGGCCGCCCAGCACTCCCAGTCCCTTGAGTCCTGGTTCATGAACATCCCCGGCCTCAAGGTGGTCATTCCGTCCACCCCGTATGACGCCAAGGGACTGCTCATCAGCGCCATCCGCGACGACAACCCGGTCGTCTTCCTGGAGCACAAGCTGCTCTACGGCGTGTCCGGCGAAGTCCCGGACGAGAGCTACACCATCGAGATCGGCAAGGGTGAGGTCAAGCGCGAGGGCACGGACGTGACCATCGTGGCCACCTCCCTGATGGTCCACTCCGCCCTGGAGGCGGCCGAGCGGCTCAAGGCCGACGGTATTGACGCCGAGGTCGTGGACCCGCGTTGCCTCCAGCCGCTGGACAAGGACATCATCCTCGACTCCGTGAAGAAGACCCACGCCCTGGTCGTGGCCCACGAGGCCGTGACTTTCGCCGGTCCCGGCGCCGAGATAGCGGCCATGGTCGCCGAGGAGGCCCTGGATTATCTGGATGCTCCCGTGAAGCGCGTCGGCGCCCCGTTCTGCCCGGTGCCGTTCTCGCCGCCGCTTGAGCAGTTCTACATCCCCAACGCGGACAACATCGTCGAAGCCGTCAAGAGTCTTCGCTAA
- a CDS encoding PaaI family thioesterase, giving the protein MEIKTHEAIDRSLCGEPVEVGEGSSTVRLTCAQNMAADASGLVHGGFIFGLADYAAMLSVNHPNVVLGAAETRFLKPSRVGDVLVAKAQDQTPQERKHLVQVEVACGEDVVFSGTFTCFVTKQHVLAGS; this is encoded by the coding sequence ATGGAAATCAAGACGCATGAAGCCATCGACAGATCCCTGTGCGGGGAACCGGTCGAGGTCGGGGAAGGAAGCAGCACAGTGCGGTTGACCTGCGCTCAAAACATGGCCGCCGACGCCAGCGGCCTGGTCCACGGCGGGTTCATCTTCGGACTGGCGGACTACGCGGCCATGCTCTCCGTCAACCATCCCAACGTGGTCCTGGGCGCGGCCGAGACCCGCTTTCTCAAGCCGTCACGTGTCGGCGACGTGCTCGTGGCCAAAGCGCAGGACCAGACCCCGCAGGAGCGCAAGCATCTCGTGCAGGTGGAAGTGGCCTGCGGCGAGGATGTGGTCTTCAGCGGCACGTTCACCTGTTTCGTGACCAAGCAACACGTACTCGCCGGTTCCTAG
- a CDS encoding MBL fold metallo-hydrolase: MTDCIDIDLVANAGVLVRGGGLGLLVDGMHNQDGHPFDRTSREDMDRMGRGEGLFAQLDYLLFTHEHPDHFTPELVLAHLERRPVKGVFLPDAVHGSSDLDRLVGELERRSVPYWTMGLAPGRTRTVTPEPGLTVTAVGARHMGKQFQEVRNDCLLVELEGMRLLFTGDADHVSAYYEEALRDVPIDAAFVNPIFYHNPNGQAIIDGIFRPLEVIVYHMPSEGRDPFHLVFTVKRAMQKYARPDMPVHVLDAASPHVRLCPPME; the protein is encoded by the coding sequence GTGACCGATTGCATTGATATCGACCTGGTGGCCAACGCCGGCGTCCTGGTCCGGGGGGGCGGTCTGGGGCTGCTCGTGGACGGCATGCACAACCAGGACGGGCATCCGTTCGACCGGACAAGCCGGGAGGACATGGACCGCATGGGCCGGGGAGAGGGGCTTTTCGCGCAGCTCGACTACCTGCTCTTTACCCATGAGCACCCGGACCACTTTACTCCGGAACTGGTCCTGGCCCATCTGGAGCGCCGCCCGGTCAAGGGCGTCTTCCTGCCGGACGCGGTTCACGGGTCGTCCGATCTGGACCGGCTCGTCGGCGAGCTTGAGCGCCGTTCCGTTCCGTATTGGACCATGGGGCTTGCGCCGGGGCGGACCCGGACGGTCACGCCCGAACCCGGCCTGACGGTCACGGCCGTGGGCGCGCGGCACATGGGCAAGCAGTTCCAGGAAGTGCGCAACGATTGCCTGCTCGTCGAGCTGGAAGGGATGCGCCTGCTCTTCACCGGCGACGCGGATCACGTTTCGGCCTATTACGAGGAGGCCTTGCGGGACGTGCCCATCGACGCGGCCTTCGTCAATCCGATCTTCTACCACAACCCGAACGGGCAAGCGATCATCGACGGCATCTTTCGGCCGCTGGAGGTGATCGTCTACCACATGCCTTCCGAGGGCCGCGACCCCTTCCATCTGGTTTTCACGGTCAAGCGGGCCATGCAGAAGTATGCCCGTCCGGACATGCCGGTCCACGTGCTCGACGCGGCTTCGCCCCACGTGCGCCTCTGCCCGCCCATGGAGTAG
- a CDS encoding carboxymuconolactone decarboxylase family protein: MDAAEKAAMTLAKMTQRAGNVFPNYLAFTKEISQFGPLDHKTQELIHIACSLMSQCDMCISLHIQSAASLGASKEEIMQAALLATAMGGSPKIMQMHYVFDELEDLFD; the protein is encoded by the coding sequence ATGGATGCAGCCGAAAAAGCAGCAATGACCTTGGCGAAAATGACCCAGCGTGCGGGTAACGTCTTCCCCAATTACCTTGCCTTCACCAAGGAAATCAGCCAATTTGGTCCCCTTGATCACAAAACGCAGGAACTGATTCACATCGCCTGTTCCCTGATGTCCCAGTGCGACATGTGCATCTCCCTGCATATCCAGTCCGCGGCCAGCCTTGGCGCTTCCAAGGAAGAGATCATGCAGGCCGCTTTGCTGGCCACCGCAATGGGCGGCTCGCCGAAGATCATGCAGATGCACTACGTCTTCGACGAACTGGAAGATCTTTTCGACTAA
- a CDS encoding thiamine pyrophosphate-dependent dehydrogenase E1 component subunit alpha, producing the protein MALSKKTLIHMYETMNKIRLFEQKLQEFFAAGEIPGFVHLYLGEEAVATGACSALTDADMITSTHRGHGHLLAKGGDLKLMMAEIFGRSTGYCKGKGGSMHIADFDLGILGANGIVGGGGPLAVGASLASKYKQTKDVTVCFFGDGASNQGTTQEALNAASAWKLPLVFVNENNGYGISCPQCKSMAVVDIADRAAAYDMPGVVVDGNDVLAVYEAVSEAVKRARNGEGPSLIECKTYRWRGHFEGDACTYRCTEELEEWMAKDPIPRFEAKLVEGKTLTQKEADKIKESIAKEVAEAVAFAKESPMPATSALMDDVYA; encoded by the coding sequence ATGGCTCTCAGCAAGAAGACATTGATTCACATGTATGAAACCATGAACAAAATCCGTTTGTTCGAGCAGAAGCTTCAGGAGTTTTTCGCTGCGGGCGAGATTCCTGGCTTCGTGCACCTCTACCTCGGTGAGGAAGCCGTGGCCACCGGTGCCTGCTCGGCCTTGACCGATGCGGATATGATCACTTCCACCCACCGCGGTCACGGCCACCTGCTGGCCAAGGGCGGCGACCTGAAGCTGATGATGGCCGAGATCTTCGGCCGCTCCACCGGCTACTGCAAGGGCAAGGGCGGTTCCATGCATATCGCCGATTTCGATCTCGGCATCCTCGGCGCCAACGGCATCGTGGGCGGCGGCGGTCCTCTGGCCGTGGGCGCGTCCCTGGCTTCGAAGTACAAGCAGACCAAAGACGTGACCGTCTGCTTCTTCGGCGACGGCGCCTCCAACCAGGGCACGACCCAGGAAGCCCTGAACGCGGCCTCCGCTTGGAAGCTGCCCCTGGTCTTCGTCAACGAGAACAACGGCTACGGCATCTCCTGCCCGCAGTGCAAGTCCATGGCCGTGGTCGATATCGCCGACCGTGCCGCCGCTTATGACATGCCCGGCGTGGTGGTGGACGGCAACGACGTGCTGGCCGTGTACGAGGCCGTCTCCGAGGCCGTCAAGCGCGCCCGCAACGGCGAGGGCCCCTCGCTCATCGAGTGCAAGACCTACCGCTGGCGCGGCCATTTCGAAGGCGACGCCTGCACCTATCGCTGCACCGAGGAACTGGAAGAGTGGATGGCCAAGGATCCCATCCCCCGGTTCGAGGCCAAGCTTGTCGAGGGCAAGACCCTGACCCAGAAGGAAGCGGACAAGATCAAGGAAAGCATCGCCAAGGAAGTCGCCGAGGCCGTGGCCTTCGCCAAGGAAAGCCCGATGCCCGCGACCAGCGCGCTCATGGACGACGTCTACGCCTAG
- a CDS encoding NAD(+)/NADH kinase, with translation MSIAAILANPASGKDIRRLVAHGSVFDNQEKVRMVRRLILGLEKAGVTKILYMPDGYAIVPRALNAISPSIPVEPVEMPIRNNQTDTTTAAGIMETLGAKCLVVLGGDGTSRAACKGSVAIPVLPLSTGTNNVFPIMGEATVAGLAAGLVACGRLPVEACCYRSCMFDILINDEVVDMALVDAAVYDDVFLASKAVWHMEKVPQLFMTRCSAGSIGLSAIGGQLRSIRPEEPLGLALRLGEGSPVVVTAAIAPGMFADVPICGVSEMAPGQLFHIDTSPGLIALDGEREVEIRSGARASIRLNTEGPLVIDVGKTMDLARIEGLFRQPS, from the coding sequence TTGAGCATCGCAGCCATTCTGGCCAATCCCGCTTCCGGTAAGGACATCCGCCGCCTGGTGGCCCACGGGTCCGTATTCGACAACCAGGAGAAAGTGCGCATGGTGCGGCGGCTCATTCTCGGCCTGGAAAAGGCCGGGGTGACGAAGATTCTGTATATGCCCGACGGCTACGCCATCGTGCCCAGGGCCCTCAACGCCATTTCCCCTTCGATCCCCGTGGAGCCGGTGGAAATGCCCATCCGCAACAACCAGACCGACACCACCACAGCGGCGGGCATCATGGAAACTCTCGGTGCCAAGTGCCTCGTCGTCCTCGGCGGCGACGGCACCAGCCGTGCCGCCTGCAAGGGCTCGGTAGCCATCCCGGTTCTGCCGCTCTCCACGGGGACCAACAACGTCTTTCCCATCATGGGGGAGGCCACCGTGGCCGGTCTGGCCGCCGGTCTGGTGGCCTGCGGCCGCCTGCCCGTGGAGGCGTGCTGCTATCGGTCCTGCATGTTCGATATTCTGATCAACGACGAGGTCGTGGACATGGCCCTGGTGGACGCGGCCGTGTACGACGACGTCTTTCTCGCCTCCAAGGCCGTCTGGCATATGGAAAAGGTCCCTCAATTGTTCATGACCCGGTGCAGCGCCGGTTCCATCGGCCTGTCGGCCATTGGTGGCCAGTTGCGGTCCATCCGCCCGGAGGAGCCGCTCGGCCTGGCCCTGCGCCTGGGCGAGGGGTCTCCCGTGGTGGTCACGGCGGCCATCGCCCCGGGCATGTTCGCCGACGTGCCCATCTGCGGTGTTTCCGAGATGGCCCCCGGCCAGCTCTTCCACATCGACACGAGCCCCGGGCTCATCGCCCTGGACGGCGAACGTGAAGTGGAGATCCGTAGCGGAGCCCGCGCGTCCATCCGTCTGAACACCGAGGGCCCCCTGGTCATCGACGTAGGCAAGACCATGGATCTGGCCCGGATAGAAGGGCTGTTTCGTCAACCGTCATAA
- a CDS encoding DUF6506 family protein, whose amino-acid sequence MGNALKAAFIFVAPGADPARNRNWVKTEAVELVAVAVKDYAQAEAVARELVEKEGIAAIELCGGFGSAGTARIAAAVNVPVGVVRFDIHPGLGNVSGDTLFG is encoded by the coding sequence ATGGGCAACGCATTGAAGGCTGCGTTCATCTTCGTCGCACCCGGCGCCGATCCGGCGCGCAACCGCAACTGGGTCAAGACCGAGGCCGTGGAACTCGTGGCCGTGGCCGTGAAGGATTATGCCCAGGCCGAGGCCGTGGCCCGGGAATTGGTGGAGAAGGAAGGCATTGCCGCCATCGAGCTGTGCGGAGGTTTCGGCTCGGCCGGTACGGCGCGCATCGCTGCGGCCGTAAATGTTCCGGTGGGCGTGGTCCGGTTCGACATCCATCCCGGCCTGGGCAACGTCAGCGGCGACACCCTGTTCGGTTAG